Proteins encoded together in one Nostoc sp. PCC 7524 window:
- a CDS encoding Coq4 family protein: MQPFAADSQPTPRLQQFLDLIDDITAARGENVPAIVAIEKLRSLPLGTFGRTWADFLDVNHIKPFTTGTRRKQLHDGVHVLTGYGTDPINEAEVQAFLLGAKFHLFNMMLTLGLLRVIHRNLNYRQQFSWDRLWQAYQRGCQSQFDPDTWQPELLWHLPLNEVQKLFSIAPS, translated from the coding sequence ATGCAACCATTTGCTGCTGACTCTCAGCCTACCCCTCGCCTACAACAATTTTTAGACTTAATAGATGACATCACCGCCGCTAGGGGTGAAAATGTGCCAGCAATCGTGGCAATAGAGAAATTGCGATCGCTCCCTCTAGGCACTTTTGGCAGAACTTGGGCTGATTTCCTCGATGTCAATCACATCAAACCTTTCACCACTGGCACCCGACGGAAACAACTCCATGATGGCGTTCATGTCCTCACAGGTTACGGTACAGATCCTATTAATGAAGCTGAAGTACAAGCATTTTTATTAGGGGCTAAGTTTCACCTGTTTAATATGATGCTGACGCTAGGACTGTTGCGAGTCATCCATAGAAATCTCAATTATCGCCAACAATTTAGTTGGGACAGATTATGGCAAGCCTACCAACGTGGCTGTCAGTCTCAGTTTGATCCAGACACTTGGCAACCGGAATTACTTTGGCACTTACCCTTAAATGAAGTACAAAAATTATTTTCCATAGCCCCAAGTTAA
- the sipA gene encoding regulatory protein SipA, whose amino-acid sequence MSEEFTIGSKVRVVALPPYIKTADPMPMLRPPDIIQVGDQGIVLDRRPGGYWGIRFEKGAFLLDSQYLESVDQPPATEEPETHKDIE is encoded by the coding sequence ATGTCTGAAGAATTTACCATTGGTAGTAAAGTCAGGGTTGTAGCATTACCGCCCTACATCAAAACCGCAGACCCCATGCCCATGTTACGCCCCCCGGATATCATTCAAGTGGGTGATCAAGGCATAGTCCTAGATCGTCGTCCCGGTGGATATTGGGGTATCCGCTTTGAGAAAGGAGCTTTTCTTTTAGATAGTCAATACCTTGAAAGTGTAGATCAGCCTCCAGCTACTGAGGAACCAGAGACACACAAGGATATCGAATAA
- a CDS encoding peroxiredoxin has translation MISRRNFLHILFVSCFAVISWLNFAPAADALGGKLPAINQPAPDFTLPTNTGDGQIALSDLRGKWVVLYFYPKDFTAGCTIEARRFQQDLPKYLDKNVQIVGVSADDIDSHAEFCDSEGLKFPLLADTTGAVSKAYGSWLGFLSSRHTFIIDPQGILRETFVKVNPTVHSAEVLARLEQLQSAAS, from the coding sequence ATGATTTCCCGCCGCAATTTTCTGCATATCTTATTTGTCAGTTGTTTTGCTGTCATCAGTTGGTTAAATTTTGCCCCTGCTGCTGATGCACTTGGGGGCAAACTTCCTGCAATTAATCAACCTGCACCAGATTTTACTCTGCCTACCAATACAGGTGATGGACAAATTGCTCTCTCTGACTTGCGTGGTAAATGGGTAGTTCTGTACTTTTATCCCAAAGACTTTACTGCTGGTTGCACCATTGAAGCCCGTCGTTTTCAGCAAGATTTACCGAAATACCTCGACAAAAATGTGCAAATTGTCGGTGTCAGTGCTGATGATATAGATTCCCATGCGGAATTTTGTGATTCTGAAGGATTAAAATTCCCTTTATTGGCTGATACTACTGGCGCTGTCAGCAAAGCTTATGGTTCTTGGCTGGGATTTTTATCCTCACGCCATACCTTTATCATCGACCCCCAGGGCATCTTGCGCGAAACTTTTGTGAAAGTTAATCCAACTGTCC
- a CDS encoding Spy/CpxP family protein refolding chaperone, with the protein MQLKSLSLLAGAIALTLTATPLAVQAQTFSNSRFQVAQAAKKGPWAALELTADQKARIQEIQRNTRTQMEAVFTPEQKAKLEAARQERQARRAQRQPGDRPQAGKRPGMKLADLNLTDDQKARMRAIREESQKQMQAVLTPEQQAKLQELKANRRQRWQQRNNNR; encoded by the coding sequence ATGCAACTCAAATCATTATCCCTGTTAGCTGGCGCGATCGCTCTGACTTTAACCGCAACTCCCTTGGCTGTACAAGCACAAACCTTCTCTAATTCCCGATTTCAAGTTGCACAAGCTGCTAAAAAAGGCCCTTGGGCAGCTTTGGAATTAACAGCAGATCAAAAAGCCAGAATTCAAGAAATTCAGCGCAACACCCGCACTCAAATGGAAGCAGTTTTCACCCCAGAACAAAAAGCCAAACTAGAAGCTGCTCGTCAAGAACGTCAAGCACGCCGAGCGCAGCGTCAACCAGGCGATCGCCCCCAAGCAGGTAAACGTCCTGGTATGAAGTTAGCTGACTTGAATTTAACTGATGACCAAAAAGCCAGAATGCGCGCCATTCGGGAAGAATCTCAAAAACAAATGCAAGCAGTTTTGACTCCTGAACAGCAAGCCAAACTACAAGAACTCAAAGCCAATCGTCGTCAGCGTTGGCAGCAACGTAATAATAATCGCTAA